Proteins from a genomic interval of Mercenaria mercenaria strain notata unplaced genomic scaffold, MADL_Memer_1 contig_2864, whole genome shotgun sequence:
- the LOC128552508 gene encoding uncharacterized protein LOC128552508: protein MTLLCLFNVAATTNNKIHSYVTKCITLIKIHSFVIRTMYRSYNLENLQRAVSAVRRRQMGVRSAATEFNVPKSTLHDHVNRKETKDVKQEQTKLLTIEEENALVQFIQHQARQGFPMTRSMVRCYVREIVRRSGRETAMNLESGPSDKWFRALKKRHPELSERTPECLDRARCRMSNQETMNGWFELLRNVLETNQLKESQVIFKIFIL, encoded by the exons ATGACACTCCTATGCCTATTTAATGTAGCGGCAACTACAAATAACAAAATTCATTCTTATGTTACTAAATGTATAACACTTATCAAAATACATTCTTTTGTTATTAGAACTATGTACCGATCGTACAATTTAGAAAACCTTCAACGGGCAGTGTCTGCTGTGAGAAGGAGACAGATGGGAGTGAGAAGTGCTGCAACGGAGTTTAATGTACCAAAGAGCACTCTACACGACCACGTAAATAGAAAG GAGACTAAAGATGTGAAACAGGAGCAGACAAAACTCTTAACGATAGAAGAAGAGAACGCTCTGGTCCAGTTCATTCAACATCAAGCCAGACAGGGGTTTCCCATGACACGCAGTATGGTGAGGTGTTACGTGCGAGAAATAGTGCGTAGATCTG GCAGGGAAACTGCTATGAATTTAGAATCAGGGCCATCAGACAAGTGGTTTCGTGCCTTGAAGAAACGGCATCCAGAGTTGTCAGAGAGAACACCTGAATGTCTAGACAGAGCCAGATGCCGTATGTCTAATCAGGAGACCATGAATGGGTGGTTCGAACTTTTGAGGAATGTGTTGGAAACCAATCAGTTAAAAGAATCACaggtaattttcaaaattttcatactGTAA